From Glycine soja cultivar W05 chromosome 4, ASM419377v2, whole genome shotgun sequence, the proteins below share one genomic window:
- the LOC114410108 gene encoding uncharacterized protein LOC114410108 produces the protein MIPQDFGVHHSPTLLTTIEVEKTNICLICGDKGDLKSLIYCDQCKACAEHSYCLDKFHTEDDGTLIWRCEDCAPNYPKKCESKELRKSKRISHAAEAKYKRMKMKKESVAVRKLKSVRSSEGFHAECLRRNDIEKRQPILEDKNILYKEPESPKGPLNTSSDKQALEHEKYEALTTPHLKYPEFDQHSRAHPLSDPVWTGQFILNKATDFGLVAYASSKACSKVLSAVTVLPTLLDVEILSRFAIWPKSFDMFPPNSDNIGLYFFPLYERDELSFDRVLNDIIEQEFALKAVINNVELLIFSSHLLPPNDRRICEKYYLWGAFKPKPMSGNIQSS, from the exons ACAAATATATGTCTAATATGTGGTGATAAAGGAGATTTGAAGAGCCTCATATACTGCGACCAGTGTAAAGCTTGTGCTGAGCATAG TTATTGTCTAGATAAGTTCCATACAGAAGATGATGGGACACTTATCTGGAGATGTGAGGACTGTGCTCCAAATTATCCCAAAAAATGTGAATCCAAAGAATTGAGAAAAAGCAAGCGCATAAGTCATGCTGCTGAAGCCAAATATAAaaggatgaaaatgaaaaaggagAGTGTTGCAGTTAGAAAACTGAAATCTGTTAGATCATCTGAAGGTTTTCATGCTGAATGCCTTAGGAGAAATGACATTGAAAAGAGACAGCcgatccttgaagataaaaacaTCCTTTATAAGGAGCCTGAATCACCTAAAGGTCCTTTAAATACTTCATCTGACAAGCAAGCATTGGAGCATGAGAAATATGAAGCCTTGACGACTCCGCACCTTAAATATCCTGAATTTGACCAGCATAGTCGTGCTCACCCACTTAGTGATCCAGTTTGGAC ggGACAATTTATATTGAACAAAGCAACAGATTTTGGTCTAGTTGCTTATGCATCAAGCAAAGCTTGCTCAAAAGTGCTTTCAGCCGTAACAGTGCTTCCTACACTGCTTGATGTAGAGATATTATCGAGGTTTGCTATTTGGCCCAAGAGTTTCGACATGTTTCCTCCTAATAGTGACAATATTGGTCTCTATTTTTTCCCCCTGTATGAAAG GGATGAGTTGAGCTTTGATCGTGTGCTGAATGATATAATTGAACAAGAATTTGCTCTCAAGGCAGTCATTAACAATGTGGAGCTCCTCATTTTTTCTTCACATCTATTACCTCCAAATGATAGGA GAATTTGTGAAAAGTATTATTTGTGGGGTGCTTTCAAACCAAAGCCAATGAGTGGGAATATTCAGTCCAGTTAA